GTGCTGCCGCTCGACCTCGTCGAACAGCTGCGAAGCCAGATCGTTTTCGCCCTCCAGGAGGTTGGTGTAGCCGCGGTTGTAGAGCTCTTCGACCGGCTGTTCCTCGTAGGCCAGCTCTTCGTCGCCGGTGCCGCAGCCCGCAAGCAGCAAGGTCAAGGACGCCAAGGCCGCAGCCGAGATCGCACGGGGGAAGGGTCGGGTGTAGTAGGCCATCGCGTGACTCCGGCAGGCAAAACCAAATCCGGCGCAGACTATAGGCATGGCCGTGGAGGCAGCAAGCGCCTGGCGGTCACAATGAAGGGTTCGCACCCTGAGAGTTCCCGAATCTCCGGTTTTCCCCGACTTCGCAGGATGCTTTGCCGCGCTGGACGCCATAGCGAACAACGAGCCCCCCATCACCGGGCCCTTCTGGAGGCTGTTCCTCAGGCTCCGGCAGCCAACAGCAGGTCGTCCTCGGCCGTGGCCTCGGTCAACTCCACCTCGGCGTAGTTCGCCGGGTTCGCGAAAAGCGCTTGCAGGAGGCGCAGAGTCAGGGCGTGTCCGGCCTTGTTGCCCTCGAAACCGGCAATCAGAGGCCGGCCGGCCATGTAGAGGTCGCCGATCGAGTCCAGCGCCTTGTGGCGGACGAACTCATCGACGTAACGCAGGCCACCGGAATTGAGGATAACGCCGTCGTCGATGACGATGGCATTGTCCAGGCTTCCGCCCTTGGCGAGCCCGAGCTTGCGCAGTTGGTCAACCTCCTGCAGAAAGCCGAAGGTCCGCGCCCGCGAGATTTCCTGCTTGAAGGATGTCGGCGTCACTTCGCAGGCGAAGCGCTGGCCGCCCACGGCCTTACTGTCGAAGTGAATCGCGAAATCCACTGAGAAACCGTCGTGCGGCAGCAGGCGCGCGGTGCGATGCGGTTCGCTCACCTCGATCGGCTTGAGGACTCTGATCGCCTTGCGCGGCGCCGCAAGCGATGCGATGCCCGCGCACTCGATCAAGAACACGAAGGGCGCCGCACTGCCGTCCATGATCGGGACTTCGGATCCATCGATCTCAATCAAGGCGTTGTCGACGCCGCAGCCCACCAAAGCGGCCATAAGATGCTCGATCGTCGACACGGAAGCGTCGCAATCGGTCGCGACAATCTTACTGCAGAGAGGGCTTTCCACAGCCTGCGACCAGAGGGCCGGGATCGTCGGCTGGCCCGGCAGATCGCTACGCTGGAACAGGATTCCGCTGTCTGCCGCGGCCGGCTTGAGCGTCATGCACGTCTTTTGTCCGCCATGAACGCCCACGCCGGAGCAGTGGATGGCATTCTTGAGGGTCGTCTGCTTGAGGATCGTCTGGCGCTGCCCTCGACCGGAGGAGCCGATCCCGGGCTTGCCGATATCGTTCACGCTCGGCGCGTCCTGTCCGGCGGCGCTAGAGTGAATCACGCGAAACGGCGTCATCCCGTCGACCATCGATACACATCCTCTTCAATCTGCCCGCGATTCCCGGTCTTCGGTGCGTAGCTTCGAAAGCCCCCGGCCGCACTCTCGGGCAAGGACCGTCGGCCCTCATATCGCATGGCATAGTACGTCCAGAGTGTTCTAGGCGTCCCGTCGTCGTTATCTCAAATCAACATTTGTTACCGCTTGTTACGCAAAACGGGCGCTCGCCTACTATCCCTAGTATTCGAGCGCCCGTTTTCTTTAACGAACTCTTAAGTGATTCGTTCCCGCCGGTCAGGTAGTCGGCTTAGTTTGCCTGGCGGCGCAGGAAAGCCGGGATGTCCAGCAGGTCTTCCTCGTCCTTGTTGGCCTGATTCTGGTCGATTCCCGCCAGTTTATGCTGCCGGGCCTCGGCCGCCGGATTGCCACCGGCGGTTTCAGGCGCCTTTGCGGGAGCCTGGGGCTCGCTCGGGCGTGCGATCACCGGTTCGCGGCGAACCTGCGGAGCCGCCGCTTCCCGGATTTCCTGGTCCGTCGCTCCGGTCAGGCCACCGGTGACCCGGCGGAACAGGCTGTAGGCCTTGTTCCGCGAGGCTGCCGCGGCAGTCGGCTTCTCCGCCTGCTGCGACCGGGCTGCATTGGCCAGATCGGCAACGGCGAAGGGGTCCGGGCGGGTCGCGGCCTGGCTGGTGGCATGGCTGCGCCGCTCGGGCGTGGCCGGTGCGGGCGGCATGAAGCTATCGGCTTCCTGCTGCTGGGGCTCGGCCTGGATCGCGGCCCTCTCATCGACCTCGGCGGGAGCCGCCTCAGGCTCGATGGCGGAGGCGACGGCCCGACCGAGCTCCGAAGCGGCTTCGGCGGGGACGTCGAGGGTCTTGGCGTTCTCGCCTGTCTCGGCGGCCGTCTCGGCGACCGGAGCCTGCTGCTGGGCCGTCGAAGCGGTGCCGGCCTCAGGCGCGGTTTGGCCGGCCTCCGGCCGCGCACCCGGTCGGTTGAAGGGGCGGGAATGCACCAGCGAGAGGTTCGCCGGCCGCGGCTCCAAGGCCTCTTCGGCTTCGATGCCGGTGGAGACGACGGAGACACGCATCTTGCCGTTCAGGCTCTCGTCGAAGGTGGAGCCGAAGATGATGTTGGCGTCCGGATCGACCTCGTCGCGAATGCGGTTGGCCGCCTCGTCGACCTCGAAGAGGGTCATGTCCATGCCGCCGGTGATGTTGATCAGAACGCCGCGCGCGCCCTGCATCGAGACATCGTCCAGCAGGGGGTTGGAAATCGCGGCCTCGGCGGCGGCGATGGCGCGGTTGTCGCCCTCGGCCTCGCCGGTCCCCATCATGGCCTTGCCCATCTCGGTCATCACCGACCGGATGTCGGCGAAGTCCAGGTTGATCAGGCCCGGCATGACCATCAGGTCGGTCACGCCGCGAACGCCTGAGTAGAGCACGTCGTCGGCCATTTTGAAGGCGTCGGCGAAAGTGGTCTTCTCGTTGGCGACCCGGAAGAGATTCTGGTTCGGGATGATGATCAGCGTGTCGACATACTGGCTCAGTTCCTGGATACCGCTCTCGGCGATCCGCATGCGGTGGATGCCCTCGAACTGGAAGGGCTTGGTCACCACGCCGACGGTCAGGATGCCGGACTCGCGGGCCGCCCTGGCGATCACCGGCGCGGCGCCGGTGCCGGTGCCGCCGCCCATGCCGGCGGTGATGAAGACCATGTTGGAGGTCTCCAGGTGAGCCAGGATCTCCTCAAGCTGTTCCTCGGCCGCGGCGCGGCCGACTTCGGGCCGCGAACCGGCGCCCAGGCCGGAGGTGATGTTCCGTCCCAACTGGATGCGGTGATCGCAGATGGAGCCCTTCAGGGCCTGGGAATCGGTGTTGGCCACCAGGAACTCAACGCCCTCCAATTGGGAGTTGATCATGTTGTTGACGGCATTGCCGCCGGCGCCGCCGACACCGATCACGGTGATACGGGGGCTCAAGTGCTCTTCCATTTCGGGAGCGTTCAAGTTCAAGGTCATTTCAATAGCCTCCAGTTCCTAAGGTCTCACATCGCAGGCCCAAACCGGGCGCCCCGTACGTTCCGGCGGGGACCGGCGGGTGACTGTCCCGATCTATTCGGGACGGCGGATAACTCTCCCGATGCGCTCGGGGTGGCGGATTACTGTCCCGATGCGGTCGGGACGGCCGTTGCTGCGTCGCGCCGCAGCTCCTTCGATGGGATCGTTCAAAAGTGTTCACGCAGCCAGCTCCCCACCCGGTCGACCAGGCCTGCGTGTGTGTTGTGTGGGCGAGTCTCGGGAGGCCTCGCCGCTTCGTTCTGGACGGCGTAGGCGATCAGGCCGGCGGCGACGGCATAGGCCGGTCCGCCGGTCGCCTCGGCCAAGCCGCCGACGTGGATCGGCCGCCCGATGCGCACCTGCTTGTCCAGGATGTCCGCCGCCAGGTCGCGCATGCCCGGCAGTTGACAGGCGCCGCCGGTCAATACGACGCGACGGCCGCCGACCTTGTCGAAGCCGCTGGCCTCCAGGCGGGAGCGCACCAGCTCGAAGGTCTCCTCCAGACGCGGTTGGATGACGCCGACCAGCAGCGAGCGCTGAACCTGGTGGCTGTGGCCCTCTTCCTCCTCGCCGACCTGCGGCACGTCGATCATCTCGCGCGCATCGGAGGCCGTGGCGACCGCGTGGCCGTAGAGCGTCTTCAGCCGCTCCGCGTGATTGAGTGGCGTGGACAGACCGCGGGCGATGTCGCTGGTCACGTGACCGCCGCCCACCGGCACCGCGTCCGTGTAGATCAGGCTGCCTTCGTAGAAGACCGCGATCGAGGTGACGCCGGCGCCCATGTCGATCAGGGTGACGCCCAGTTCGCGCTCGTCGTCGACCAGCGCCGAGAGGCCGGAGGCGTAGGGTGCGACGACGAAGCCGCCGATATCCAGATGACTGCGCTGAATGCAGGTGGCGAGGTTGCGCACCGGTCCCATCGCGGCGGTCACCACGTGCATGTTGACGCCCAGGCGCTCGCCGTACATGCCGCGCGGGTCGCGAATGCCACGGCTGCCGTCGATGGTGTAAGCCACCGGAATGGAGTGGACCAGCTGGCGGCCCTTTTCCGGATGACCCAGGTTCCCTTCTACTTGGCGGCCTTCGGCCAGGGCGCGGGCGAGGTCGGCGTCGCTGACCTCATGGCCGTCGATCGAGACCTCCACATTGACCGTACGCGAGGCGGGATAGCCGCCGGACAGCGAGATGACCACCTGTTCGATGGTCTCGCCGGCCATCTCCTCGGCGGCGTGAACGGCGGCCAGGATGGCCCGCTCGACGGCTTCCATATCGACCACGGCGCCGGATTTGACGCCGCGGCTGATCTGCTGGCCGATGCCGATCACGCGCGGCTGTCCCTCCGGCCCGTCGCGTTTGGCGATCAGACAGCAGACCTTGCCCGACCCGACGTCGAGCCCGGCGATCAGACCGTTGCGGTTGCGGCGCGGTGGCTTGCGCATCGCGGGTGTCGGCTCCCCTCGGCTCAGGTTTCTTCGCCGTCGGCGGCGCGCCGCCAGGCGGGTTCGGGTGCGTTGTGTCCGCGCAGGATCAGGCGGTCGGGCAGGCGCAGATCGATGGTGACCACGTCGCGCTCCAGCAGCGCCTCGTCGCGGACCAGTTCGGCCAGTTGTTCCCAGGCCTCGACCGCACCCACCTCGGGTAGGCGCACCTCGATGTCGCCCTCCAGCACGACGTTCCAGCGGCGCTCGCCGACCCGAACGGCCGCGATCACCAGTTCGGCCAGGTCCGGCGCCCGGTCGAGCAGCGCCAGCAGATTGCCGGCGCGCTCCGGCGCGCCTTCGCCGACCAGCAGCGGCAGGGCTGCGAAGCGGGCCGGCTCGGCTCCCTCGATGATGGCTCCGTCGGTATCGATCACGTTCAGCCGGCCGTGCAGTTGCCAGAGCGCCAGCGGCTGGCGCTCTTGCAAGCGCACGAAGATCAGGTTCGGCAGGCGGCGTTCGACCCGCGCATCGGCGATCCAGGACAGAGCCATCAGGCGGTCGCGCGCCTCGGTCGGATCGAAGCGCAGCGTCGGGCTGCCGCGCCCGACGTCCAGAGCGGCCAGAACCTCCGCCGACATCGTCCGGTTACGCCCCTCTACCAGCACGTCGTCGACGGCCAGGCCGAGCGTTGCCGTCGTGGAGAAGAAGGCCTCCGTCGCCGCAAGGCTCTGGCGGTCGATCCAGCCGCTCGAGGCGGCCCAGCCACCGGCGCTGCCCAGAACGGTCAGGCCGAGCAGCGGCAGGGCCCAGCGCCAGTGGCGGCGGGCCGGCTTGGCGGTGCGCCGGCTCCGCTTGGGCTGCGAGCTGCGCGCCGGTTTCGCGTTTCGGTTCAGTCGCATGCGGCGTGCTCCAGCATCCAGCCGACCAGCTCGCTAAAGGTCATGCCCAGGTGTTGGGCTTGCTCGGGCACCAGCGACAGCGGCGTCATGCCCGGTTGGGTGTTGACCTCCAGGATGTACAGGCCCGCTTCCCCTTCCTCCGGAGTCCAGCGGAAGTCGGCGCGGGACACGCCCCGGCAGCCCAGCGCCCGATGGGCGGTCGCGGCGGCCTCCAGCGCGGCTTCGTAGATCTTCGGCGGTACGGGGGCGGGGACCAGGTGCTCGGTCCGGCCCTCGGTGTACTTGGCCTCGTAGTCGTAGAAGCCCTGGTGCGGGCGCAGCTCGGTGACGGCGAGGGGCCGGTCGCCCATCACGCCGACCGTCAGTTCGTGGCCTGCGATGAAGGGCTCGACCAGGATCCGCTCCCCGAACCCCCAGGACTTCGGGTCGAGCGGCGCTCTGTTGTCGCCCTCGCGTACGATCCGCACGCCGACCGAGGAACCTTCGTTCAGCGGCTTGGCGACGTAGGGGCGGGCCAGCGGATCGCCCGCGGACAGCTCGGCGCAGGAGACGGTCAGGCCGCCGGGTACCTGCAGGCCTGCGCTCTCGAACACCTGCTTGGCCATCGGCTTGTCCATCGCCACGGCCGAGGCCAGTAGGCCCGAGTGGGTGTAGGGCACGCCGAGCAGATCGAGCAGGCCCTGAACGCAGCCGTCCTCGCCCCAGCGGCCGTGCAGCGCGTTGAAGACGACGTCCGGCTTGGGCGTCAGGGCTTGAACCAGAGCGACCAGACCCTGCTCGCCCAGCCTCGGATCGATCTCGACGACCTCATGTCCCAGCTCGCGTATCGCCGCGGCGCAGGCCGCGCCGCTGGTCAGCGAGACCTCGCGCTCTGCCGAAGGACCGCCCATCAGGACGGCGACGCGCTTAGCCATGATGCGGGCCTCCCACCTGCGGGCCCTCCACCTGCGGACCCTCCGACGGGCGATAGGCGGCGATGCCGATACGCCTGATCTCCCACTCCAGCTCGATGCCGCTCTGCGCCTTGACACGGCTGCGGACTTCTTCGCCCAACGCCTCGATGTCGGCGGCCGTGGCCGTGCCGGTGTTGATCAGGAAGTTGCAGTGCTTTTCCGACACCTGCGCGCCGCCGACCGTCAGGCCGCGGCAGCCGGCGGCGTCGATCAGTTGCCAGGCCTTCTCGCCTGGCGGGTTCTTGAAGGTCGAGCCGCCGGTGCGGGTGCGGATCGGCTGGCTCTCCTCGCGGCTCTCCTGAATCTCGCGCATCCGCGTCTGGATTTCGGCGGGGTCGCCCACCTGTCCGCGCAGGCGGCAACCCAGGAAGATCCAGTCGGCCGGGACCGAGGACTTTCGATAGGACAGGCCCATATCGGCCGGCGACAGACGATGCAGTTCGCCCCGCGGGTCGAGCGCTTCGGCCCAGATCAGCGCGTCCTTCAGTTCGCGGCCGTAGGCGCCCGCGTTCATGCGCAGGGCCCCGCCGATGGTGCCGGGCACCCCGCAGAGAAACTCCAGACCAGCCAGGCCGGCTTCCGCGGCGGCCTTGGCCACCATGAGATCGAGGGAGGCGGCACCGACCTCCAGGGCCGCGCCCTCCGGCTCGTCCCCTTCGGCACGCCGCATCCGGGCGAAGTCGCGACCGAGGCGCAGCACGACACCGGGCACGCCACCGTCGCGCACCAGGAGATTGGAGCCCACGCCGATCACCGTCACCGGCACGTCGGCGGGCTTGGCCGCCAGAAAGGCGCGCAGATCCGCGCGGTCGGCCGGGCGAAAACTCACCTCGGCCGGGCCGCCGACCCGGAACCAGGTGATCCTGGCCAGGTCGGCATTCTCGCTGTAGCGCCCGCGCACCGGCGGCAAGCGGTCGAGCAGACGGGGAAGCTGTGCGGCGGTCATCGCGCTCATGGCCTCCCTCCCGCCGTCCGGCGGTCCTGTTCGGCGTAGCGCGCGTCCAGATCTTCCGGCAGGCTGCCTGCCCAGTTGGTGATGGTGCCGGCCCCGAGACAGACCACCAGGTCGCCCGCTTGCACCAGCGGCAGAATCGTCTCCGCCAGCCGCTCGGGAGTCTCCAGCGGCAAGGCGCGGCGGTGGCCGTGCGCGCGCAGCCCCGCGACCAGATGGTCGCGGTCGGCGCCCTCGATCGGCGTCTCGCCGGCGGCATAGACGTCGGCGACGATCACGGCGTCGGCGTCGTTGAAGCAGCTGCAGAAGTCTTCGAAGAGACTGGCCAGCCGTGTGTAGCGGTGGGGCTGAACCACGGCCACCACCTGTCCATCGGTGGCCTGGCGGGCGGCCTGCAGAACCGCCGAGATCTCGACCGGGTGATGGCCGTAGTCGTCGATCACCGTGACGCCGCGCGCCTCGCCGATGCGGGTGAAGCGTCGCTTGACGCCGGCGAAGTCGGCCAGGCCCGCCCGGATCGTTTCCGCGCCGAGTCCCATTTCCACCGCCACGGAAATCGCGGCGAGCGCATTCTCGACGTTGTGGCGCCCAACCATCGGCAGGAACAGCTCGTCGATCCGGCGCCGGTTCTCGCCGGTCCGATCGGAGATCACGACCGAAAAGCGCGAGCCGGCCGCCGAGGCCTCCAGAGCCTCCGCCCGCACCTCGGCTTGGGGAGAGAAGCCGTAGGTGACGATCCGCCGATCCTCGATGCGGCCGATCAGCGCCTGCACGCCCGGATGGTCGATGCACAGGACCGCGAAGCCGTAGAAGGGAATGTTCTCGACGAAGGTCTCGAAGGCGAGGTCGAGCGCTTCCGGCGTGCCGTAGTGATCCAGATGCTCGGGGTCGATGTTGGTGACGATGGCGATGGCGGAAGGCAGTTTGGTGAAGGTGCCGTCGCTCTCGTCGGCCTCAACCACCATCCAGTCGCCCGCGCCCAGGCGGGCATTGGTGCCGTAGGCATTGATAATGCCGCCGTTGATCACCGTCGGGTCCAGACCGCCGGACTCCAGCAGCGCCGCGACCAGCGAGGTGGTTGTGGTCTTGCCGTGGGTGCCGCCGACGGCGATCGACCACTTCAGGCGCATCAGCTCCGCCAGCATCTCGGCGCGGCGGACGATCGGCAGGAAACCGGCGCGCGCCGCGACGACCTCCGGGTTGTCCGGCTTGATCGCGCTGGAGGTCACGACGACCTGGGCCTTGACGACGTTTTCCGCGCGATGCCCGACCGCGACGTCGATGCCCAGCCCGCGCAGGCGGCGGACATTGGCACTCTCCGAGATGTCGCTGCCCTGCACCTGGTAGCCCAGGTTGTGCAGAATCTCCGCGATCCCGCTCATGCCGATGCCGCCGATGCCGACGAAGTGCAGCAGGCCGATGTCGAGGGGCAGCGCTCTCATGCGGCGGCCTCCTCGCGCTTGGCGCCGCCGTTGGAGCGGGTATGGTTCAGGACGACGTCTGCCAGACGCTCGGCCGCGTTCTCCTCGGCGAAGGCGCGCGCGCAGCCGGCGGCTTGTACCAGCGCGCCCGGTTCCTCGATCAGCCGGACCAGACGCTCGGCCAGGCTGTGCGGGGTCAGGTTCGATTGCGGCAGCAACCAGCCGCCGCCCGCTTCGGCGAGGGCCTGCGCGTTGCCGGTCTGGTGGTCATCGGCCGCGAAGGGGTAGGGAACCAGGATGGCCGGACGGCCGGCGGCGGCAAGCTCCGCCACGGTCGAGGCGCCGGCGCGGCAGATCAGCAGGTGCGCCGCCCTCAGGCGCTCCGACATGTCTTCGAAGAACGGCCGGAGTTCGGCCGTGACGCCGCAGGTGTCGTAGACTTCCGAAACGCTGCCGGTGTCGGTGCCGCGGACCTGCTGGGCGACCTTCAGGCGGGCCTTGATTGCGTCCGGCAGGCGGCAAAGCGCGTGGGGCAGCACGTCGTTGAACACCCGCGCGCCCTGCGAGCCGCCGATCACCAGCAGGCGGAATTCATCATTCGGGCCCGGCACGCCGTAGGGCTGGCGACCGAGCTGGGCGATGGCGCTGCGCACCGGGTTGCCGGTGATGGTGACTTTTTCCTGCTCGGAGTCGCGCAAGCCGGAGACCGTCGCGAAGGAGGTGCAGATCGTCTCGGCCTTCGGAGCGAGCAGGCGGTTGGCTCGCCCGGCGACGGCGTTCTGTTCGTGCAGGATCACCCGCAGCCCCAGCCGTCCGGCGGCGAAGACCGTCGGCACGCTGGCATAACCGCCGAAGCCGACCACGCTGTCGGGACCGATACGCTTGAGCAGGGAACGGGCCTGCAGGATGCCCCAACCCAGACGGAGCGCACCGCTCGCCCTGGACAGCAGGTCGCCGCCGGCGACGCCGCCGGCCGACACGCGCCAGGTCTCGATCTGCGGCAGGTCGGGGCCGAAGCCGGCGCCGCGTTTGTCCGTGATCAGCACCACCTTGGCGCCGCGCTCCAGCAGTACGCGAGCCAGGGCCTGCGCCGGGAACATGTGCCCGCCGGTCCCGCCCGCCGCCAGGACCGCCGTGAAGCGGCGCTTGCTGTCGGTGGCGCCGGTCATGTTTCGTCTCCCGTTGCGAATCGGCGGCGGGTCAAAGCCAGCAGCAGACCCATGCCGACCGCCAGGGCGAGCAGCGAGGAGCCGCCGTAGCTGATGAAGGGCAGGGTCATGCCCTTGGTTGGGATCAGGCGCAGGGCCGAGCCCATGTTGATCAGCGCCTGCAGGCCGAACTGCGTGAGCAGGCCGGTCGCCGCGAGTAGCACGAAGAGGCTCGACTCGCCGAGCAGGCGGGCGAAGCCGCGCAGCACCACGAAGCCATAGACCGCGACGATCAGCAGGCAGATGACCAGTCCCAGCTCCTCGCCGGCCACCGCGAAGACGAAGTCGGCATGAGCGTCCGGCAGGACGGCTTTCACGCGGCCCTCGCCGGGGCCGACGCCCCAGAGGCCGCCGTGCACGAAAGCCTCCAGGGAGCGGTCGATCTGGAAGGAGTCACCGGCGGCGGGATCGAGAAAGAGGTCGATGCGCTCGGTCACGTGCGGCAGGAAGGCATAGGCGCCGATCAGGCCGACCAGGCCGCAGATCCCCAGCGCGATCACCAGCACCATGGGTACGCCGGCGAGGAAGAACTGGACGCCGAAGATCACGCCCAGCACGAAGGTCTGCCCCAGGTCGGGCTGCGCCAGCAGCAGGGTCGCGAAGAGCCCGAAAAGCGCCATCGCCAGGGCCGTGCCGGGGAAATTCTGCTGGCTTTTGCCCAGGGCGAAGAGCCAGGCGCAGGTCACGGCGAAGAAGGGCTTGAGGAACTCGCTGGGCTGCAGCGAGAAACCGACCAGGTTGATCCAGCGCTGCGCGCCCTTGATCTCCGGTCCGATGGCCAGGGTGGCGACCAGCAGCATCAGAGTGCCGAGCAGGCCCAGGACGCCGAGCCGGCGCACCCAGGCGACCGAGAGCAGCGACGTGCCGAGCAGGCAGGCCCCGGCGAGCGGCAGCAGGACGAGTTGACGCTTCGCCAAGGAGAAGGAGCCGAGGCCGATCCGTTCCGACACGGCGGGAGAGGCGGCGAGAATCAGCACCGCCCCGATACCCATCAGGACGGCGAGGGCGGCCAGGGTCCAGCGGTCGACGGTCCACCACCAGCGGCCGAGAATCGAGGTGTCGGCGCGCGCGAAGCTGCTCATACGAGCTCCTCCTCGCGTTCGCCGGGGATCGCCTCGACGGCGCGCCGGAAGGTGTCGCCGCGCTGCTCGAAACTTGCGAACTGATCGAAGCTGGCGGCGGCCGGCGAGAGCAGGACGACGGGATTGGGCTTGCCGTCGCGCCGCGCGGCCACCGTGGCGGCGGCCAGCGCCGTCGCCAGATCGCCGCAGCGCTGCAGCGTGACCTTGCCCTCCAGCTCGGCGGCGAAGGACTCGCTGGCCTCGCCGATCAGGAAGGCCTCGGCGACCTTGTCGAGATGCGGCAGGCAGGGCTCCAGTCCGCCGTCTTTCGGTCGGCCTCCGGCGATCCAGTAGATCG
This genomic window from Algihabitans albus contains:
- the lpxC gene encoding UDP-3-O-acyl-N-acetylglucosamine deacetylase, encoding MVDGMTPFRVIHSSAAGQDAPSVNDIGKPGIGSSGRGQRQTILKQTTLKNAIHCSGVGVHGGQKTCMTLKPAAADSGILFQRSDLPGQPTIPALWSQAVESPLCSKIVATDCDASVSTIEHLMAALVGCGVDNALIEIDGSEVPIMDGSAAPFVFLIECAGIASLAAPRKAIRVLKPIEVSEPHRTARLLPHDGFSVDFAIHFDSKAVGGQRFACEVTPTSFKQEISRARTFGFLQEVDQLRKLGLAKGGSLDNAIVIDDGVILNSGGLRYVDEFVRHKALDSIGDLYMAGRPLIAGFEGNKAGHALTLRLLQALFANPANYAEVELTEATAEDDLLLAAGA
- the ftsZ gene encoding cell division protein FtsZ gives rise to the protein MTLNLNAPEMEEHLSPRITVIGVGGAGGNAVNNMINSQLEGVEFLVANTDSQALKGSICDHRIQLGRNITSGLGAGSRPEVGRAAAEEQLEEILAHLETSNMVFITAGMGGGTGTGAAPVIARAARESGILTVGVVTKPFQFEGIHRMRIAESGIQELSQYVDTLIIIPNQNLFRVANEKTTFADAFKMADDVLYSGVRGVTDLMVMPGLINLDFADIRSVMTEMGKAMMGTGEAEGDNRAIAAAEAAISNPLLDDVSMQGARGVLINITGGMDMTLFEVDEAANRIRDEVDPDANIIFGSTFDESLNGKMRVSVVSTGIEAEEALEPRPANLSLVHSRPFNRPGARPEAGQTAPEAGTASTAQQQAPVAETAAETGENAKTLDVPAEAASELGRAVASAIEPEAAPAEVDERAAIQAEPQQQEADSFMPPAPATPERRSHATSQAATRPDPFAVADLANAARSQQAEKPTAAAASRNKAYSLFRRVTGGLTGATDQEIREAAAPQVRREPVIARPSEPQAPAKAPETAGGNPAAEARQHKLAGIDQNQANKDEEDLLDIPAFLRRQAN
- the ftsA gene encoding cell division protein FtsA, which encodes MRKPPRRNRNGLIAGLDVGSGKVCCLIAKRDGPEGQPRVIGIGQQISRGVKSGAVVDMEAVERAILAAVHAAEEMAGETIEQVVISLSGGYPASRTVNVEVSIDGHEVSDADLARALAEGRQVEGNLGHPEKGRQLVHSIPVAYTIDGSRGIRDPRGMYGERLGVNMHVVTAAMGPVRNLATCIQRSHLDIGGFVVAPYASGLSALVDDERELGVTLIDMGAGVTSIAVFYEGSLIYTDAVPVGGGHVTSDIARGLSTPLNHAERLKTLYGHAVATASDAREMIDVPQVGEEEEGHSHQVQRSLLVGVIQPRLEETFELVRSRLEASGFDKVGGRRVVLTGGACQLPGMRDLAADILDKQVRIGRPIHVGGLAEATGGPAYAVAAGLIAYAVQNEAARPPETRPHNTHAGLVDRVGSWLREHF
- a CDS encoding cell division protein FtsQ/DivIB; its protein translation is MRLNRNAKPARSSQPKRSRRTAKPARRHWRWALPLLGLTVLGSAGGWAASSGWIDRQSLAATEAFFSTTATLGLAVDDVLVEGRNRTMSAEVLAALDVGRGSPTLRFDPTEARDRLMALSWIADARVERRLPNLIFVRLQERQPLALWQLHGRLNVIDTDGAIIEGAEPARFAALPLLVGEGAPERAGNLLALLDRAPDLAELVIAAVRVGERRWNVVLEGDIEVRLPEVGAVEAWEQLAELVRDEALLERDVVTIDLRLPDRLILRGHNAPEPAWRRAADGEET
- a CDS encoding D-alanine--D-alanine ligase, giving the protein MAKRVAVLMGGPSAEREVSLTSGAACAAAIRELGHEVVEIDPRLGEQGLVALVQALTPKPDVVFNALHGRWGEDGCVQGLLDLLGVPYTHSGLLASAVAMDKPMAKQVFESAGLQVPGGLTVSCAELSAGDPLARPYVAKPLNEGSSVGVRIVREGDNRAPLDPKSWGFGERILVEPFIAGHELTVGVMGDRPLAVTELRPHQGFYDYEAKYTEGRTEHLVPAPVPPKIYEAALEAAATAHRALGCRGVSRADFRWTPEEGEAGLYILEVNTQPGMTPLSLVPEQAQHLGMTFSELVGWMLEHAACD
- the murB gene encoding UDP-N-acetylmuramate dehydrogenase, which encodes MSAMTAAQLPRLLDRLPPVRGRYSENADLARITWFRVGGPAEVSFRPADRADLRAFLAAKPADVPVTVIGVGSNLLVRDGGVPGVVLRLGRDFARMRRAEGDEPEGAALEVGAASLDLMVAKAAAEAGLAGLEFLCGVPGTIGGALRMNAGAYGRELKDALIWAEALDPRGELHRLSPADMGLSYRKSSVPADWIFLGCRLRGQVGDPAEIQTRMREIQESREESQPIRTRTGGSTFKNPPGEKAWQLIDAAGCRGLTVGGAQVSEKHCNFLINTGTATAADIEALGEEVRSRVKAQSGIELEWEIRRIGIAAYRPSEGPQVEGPQVGGPHHG
- the murC gene encoding UDP-N-acetylmuramate--L-alanine ligase, whose product is MRALPLDIGLLHFVGIGGIGMSGIAEILHNLGYQVQGSDISESANVRRLRGLGIDVAVGHRAENVVKAQVVVTSSAIKPDNPEVVAARAGFLPIVRRAEMLAELMRLKWSIAVGGTHGKTTTTSLVAALLESGGLDPTVINGGIINAYGTNARLGAGDWMVVEADESDGTFTKLPSAIAIVTNIDPEHLDHYGTPEALDLAFETFVENIPFYGFAVLCIDHPGVQALIGRIEDRRIVTYGFSPQAEVRAEALEASAAGSRFSVVISDRTGENRRRIDELFLPMVGRHNVENALAAISVAVEMGLGAETIRAGLADFAGVKRRFTRIGEARGVTVIDDYGHHPVEISAVLQAARQATDGQVVAVVQPHRYTRLASLFEDFCSCFNDADAVIVADVYAAGETPIEGADRDHLVAGLRAHGHRRALPLETPERLAETILPLVQAGDLVVCLGAGTITNWAGSLPEDLDARYAEQDRRTAGGRP
- the murG gene encoding undecaprenyldiphospho-muramoylpentapeptide beta-N-acetylglucosaminyltransferase, encoding MTGATDSKRRFTAVLAAGGTGGHMFPAQALARVLLERGAKVVLITDKRGAGFGPDLPQIETWRVSAGGVAGGDLLSRASGALRLGWGILQARSLLKRIGPDSVVGFGGYASVPTVFAAGRLGLRVILHEQNAVAGRANRLLAPKAETICTSFATVSGLRDSEQEKVTITGNPVRSAIAQLGRQPYGVPGPNDEFRLLVIGGSQGARVFNDVLPHALCRLPDAIKARLKVAQQVRGTDTGSVSEVYDTCGVTAELRPFFEDMSERLRAAHLLICRAGASTVAELAAAGRPAILVPYPFAADDHQTGNAQALAEAGGGWLLPQSNLTPHSLAERLVRLIEEPGALVQAAGCARAFAEENAAERLADVVLNHTRSNGGAKREEAAA
- a CDS encoding FtsW/RodA/SpoVE family cell cycle protein translates to MSSFARADTSILGRWWWTVDRWTLAALAVLMGIGAVLILAASPAVSERIGLGSFSLAKRQLVLLPLAGACLLGTSLLSVAWVRRLGVLGLLGTLMLLVATLAIGPEIKGAQRWINLVGFSLQPSEFLKPFFAVTCAWLFALGKSQQNFPGTALAMALFGLFATLLLAQPDLGQTFVLGVIFGVQFFLAGVPMVLVIALGICGLVGLIGAYAFLPHVTERIDLFLDPAAGDSFQIDRSLEAFVHGGLWGVGPGEGRVKAVLPDAHADFVFAVAGEELGLVICLLIVAVYGFVVLRGFARLLGESSLFVLLAATGLLTQFGLQALINMGSALRLIPTKGMTLPFISYGGSSLLALAVGMGLLLALTRRRFATGDET